One genomic window of Desulfotignum phosphitoxidans DSM 13687 includes the following:
- the thiE gene encoding thiamine phosphate synthase, which produces MKIGIAGVGGIGSNVARHLAQAGMPHLKVVDFDGVVPDNLNRQFYSMDQVGCPKVDSLKQNLQNIHPAIRVETLNLRLGPDNMARIFSDCDGVVEGLDDPGTKKQLMEALADAGIPVVSASGIAGQDMDGIAVRTMGNCHIVGDFSTDIAHALLFPPKIAMIAARMAQIVLKLKQTIFPKGIYGILGEAFSLGRSNVTMAEQLVDTGIDILQYREKPGTKDRKTMLEECEKIRKITADAHVPFIINDFLDIAMIIGADGVHMGQTDLPVRAVKQLAPRLLVGCSTHSPAQAAQAMADGADYIGVGPLFATQTKEDVCEAVGLEYLEYVSANLDIPFVAIGGIKRHNLADVVSKGAKTVCLVTEIISARDIGKRMQEIRQVMQRVS; this is translated from the coding sequence ATGAAAATCGGTATTGCAGGCGTTGGCGGCATCGGCTCCAATGTGGCCCGGCACCTGGCCCAGGCCGGAATGCCGCATCTGAAGGTGGTGGATTTTGATGGGGTGGTCCCGGACAATCTGAACCGCCAGTTTTACTCAATGGATCAGGTGGGCTGCCCCAAAGTGGACAGCCTGAAACAGAATCTGCAAAACATCCATCCGGCCATTCGCGTGGAAACCCTGAACCTCAGGCTGGGACCGGACAACATGGCCCGGATCTTCTCGGACTGCGATGGGGTGGTGGAAGGGCTGGATGATCCGGGTACCAAAAAACAGTTGATGGAAGCACTGGCGGATGCGGGAATTCCCGTGGTATCAGCCTCGGGTATAGCCGGACAGGACATGGACGGCATTGCTGTCCGGACCATGGGCAACTGCCATATTGTGGGGGACTTTTCCACGGATATCGCCCATGCCCTGCTGTTTCCGCCCAAGATTGCCATGATCGCGGCCCGAATGGCCCAGATCGTTTTAAAATTGAAACAAACCATTTTCCCCAAAGGTATTTACGGCATCCTGGGAGAGGCTTTTTCTTTGGGCCGGTCCAATGTGACCATGGCAGAGCAGCTGGTGGACACCGGCATCGATATCCTTCAGTACCGGGAAAAACCCGGAACAAAAGACCGGAAAACCATGCTGGAAGAATGTGAAAAAATCCGGAAGATCACGGCAGATGCCCATGTGCCGTTTATCATCAACGATTTTCTGGATATTGCCATGATCATCGGCGCGGACGGGGTCCACATGGGACAGACCGATCTCCCCGTGAGGGCGGTGAAGCAGCTGGCGCCACGGCTTTTGGTGGGCTGCTCCACCCATTCCCCGGCCCAGGCGGCACAGGCGATGGCGGACGGGGCCGATTACATCGGGGTGGGGCCCTTGTTTGCCACCCAAACCAAAGAAGATGTATGCGAAGCCGTGGGTCTTGAATACCTGGAATATGTTTCAGCAAATTTAGACATTCCGTTTGTGGCTATCGGCGGGATCAAACGGCACAACCTGGCTGACGTGGTGTCCAAAGGCGCGAAAACCGTGTGCCTGGTCACAGAGATTATCAGCGCCCGGGATATCGGAAAACGGATGCAGGAGATCCGGCAGGTCATGCAACGCGTTTCATGA